Proteins encoded within one genomic window of Komagataella phaffii GS115 chromosome 3, complete sequence:
- a CDS encoding D-serine dehydratase (aka D-serine ammonia-lyase) encodes MTTPPSSLTQSRNKYALSKQYLGKKVADLPTPSYLVERSRFRGNCEKMLWSARRLNAPFRAHIKTHKTLEGTSLQLGINTDSEYKTDRIVISTLPEGWGILPLVKQGLINDVHYSLPVVKSRLAELELYSFEVPHLRLMVDDIGQLEMLVRYSKEESKLATKWSVFIKIDMGTKRAGLTHDSQELKELLDQLLNSEAKDYVSLYGFYCHAGHSYGSADKAEATNFLLQEIENANNAARVAKQIDGTLQLVLSVGATPTAHASAEWEAPDLGQLEGVLELHAGNYPCCDLQQVATNCVSLDDVSAHVLAEVVSHYPNRNNRNPGEQLINAGVIALAREFSSIPGHGIVVDPSTYGDWIVGKLSQEHGILFPFKEDSNCEFIPLGTKIKVVPQHNCIAAAAFPWYFVIEEDTVVDIWVPFHGW; translated from the coding sequence ATGACAACTCCTCCTTCCAGCCTAACTCAATCACGAAACAAATATGCCCTATCAAAGCAGTATCTAGGTAAAAAAGTTGCAGACCTACCAACTCCCTCGTATCTGGTAGAAAGATCCAGGTTTCGAGGGAATTGTGAGAAAATGCTGTGGTCAGCCCGAAGGCTGAATGCACCTTTCAGAGCTCATATCAAAACTCATAAAACGCTGGAGGGAACTAGCTTGCAATTGGGAATTAATACTGATTCTGAGTATAAGACGGACAGAATTGTCATATCTACGCTGCCAGAAGGTTGGGGTATCCTCCCCCTGGTCAAACAGGGGTTGATCAACGATGTTCATTATAGTCTTCCCGTAGTGAAGTCTCGTTTGGCAGAACTAGAATTGTACTCTTTTGAGGTTCCCCATTTGAGACTGATGGTAGACGATATTGGTCAGCTAGAAATGTTAGTTCGGTACTCTAAAGAGGAATCGAAGCTCGCCACAAAATGGTCGGTCTTTATAAAGATTGACATGGGTACCAAGAGAGCTGGGTTGACCCATGATTCgcaagagttgaaagagCTTTTGGATCAACTTTTAAACTCAGAAGCCAAAGATTATGTTTCTCTTTATGGCTTTTATTGCCATGCAGGGCATTCCTATGGATCTGCCGATAAAGCGGAGGCCACTAACTTTTTGCTACAAGAGATTGAGAATGCAAACAATGCCGCCAGAGTTGCTAAACAGATTGATGGTACCTTGCAGCTGGTACTTTCAGTAGGTGCAACTCCAACCGCCCATGCATCGGCGGAATGGGAGGCTCCTGACCTAGGCCAACTAGAGGGAGTGCTGGAGTTACACGCTGGAAACTATCCATGTTGTGACTTACAACAGGTTGCAACAAACTGCGTGTCACTAGATGACGTGTCGGCTCATGTTCTAGCAGAAGTGGTATCACATTACCCTAATAGAAACAATAGGAATCCCGGAGAACAGTTGATAAATGCTGGAGTAATTGCATTGGCTCGAGAGTTTAGTTCCATTCCAGGTCATGGAATAGTAGTCGACCCTTCTACCTATGGAGATTGGATTGTTGGAAAGCTTAGCCAGGAACACGGCATCTTGTTCCCTTTTAAAGAAGATTCTAATTGCGAGTTTATACCTCTAGGCACCAAGATCAAAGTGGTCCCCCAACATAATTGCATCGCTGCTGCAGCGTTCCCATGGTATTTTGTAATTGAGGAAGATACAGTAGTAGATATTTGGGTTCCTTTCCATGGATGGTGA
- a CDS encoding 1,3-beta-glucanosyltransferase, with product MLYLVTVLLFLVHVVLGYIHPITIKGKHFYDSLTGELFMVKGVDYQPGGASGVSTDKDPLSEIEECARDILLFQELGINTIRVYSVNPDLNHDKCMSLLASAGIYLILDVNSPLPNQSINRYEPWSSYNHDYLYHIFKVVEQFSHYNNTLAFFAGNEVVNDKVSATHSSNYMKAVVRDLKTYITHHSDRPIPVGYSAADDLSFRIPLAKYLECSNSTAELDSVDFYGVNSYQWCGYQNMQTSGYDQLVAHYADYTKPIMFSEYGCNEVTPRIFQEVEAIYSSKMSSVFNGGLAYEFAQEPNNYGMVEYLSDGRVKLLKDFETFKNQLAKASETYHIKQMNENVRSAPLKCQGTYENLGDKLVVPQSLGMAFITQGVKGEKGSYVELSDDDFVVKKEIFLSDGTKFQKSKIVATHNLNGPDTQQTVPEKSQGSKNGQITNPNPKPKPQTRKIPNKKTKPKQNKQEKSKVQKQIAREKKIRAIRQRQQEWNFKV from the exons ATGCTATATTTGGTGACAgttcttttgtttctcgTGCATGTGGTCCTTGGCTATATCCATCCCATCACCATTAAGGGGAAGCACTTTTATGACTCTCTTACGGGTGAGCTTTTCATGGTCAAGGGAGTTGATTATCAGCCAGGAGGTGCCTCTGGAGTTTCAACGGACAAAGATCCTTTATCAGAAATAGAGGAATGTGCTAGAGATATTCTCTTGTTCCAGGAACTTGGAATAAATACTATTAGAGTTTATTCGGTTAATCCTGACTTGAATCATGACAAATGCATGTCGCTTTTGGCTTCTGCTGGGATATACTTGATCTTGGATGTTAATTCACCTTTGCCAAATCAAAGCATTAATAGATATGAGCCTTGGAGCTCCTATAATCATGATTATCTATACCatatcttcaaagtggTTGAACAATTTTCTCATTATAACAATACCTTGGCCTTTTTTGCTGGTAATGAAGTCGTGAATGATAAGGTCTCCGCCACACATTCTTCTAACTATATGAAAGCAGTTGtaagagatttgaaaacataCATCACACATCATAGCGATAGACCTATCCCTGTTGGATATTCTGCAGCCGATGATCTTTCTTTTCGAATTCCATTGGCAAAGTACCTAGAATGCTCAAATAGTACAGCTGAATTGGATAGCGTTGACTTTTATGGAGTCAACAGCTACCAATGGTGTGGCTATCAAAACATGCAAACGAGCGGCTATGACCAGTTGGTAGCTCATTATGCGGATTATACCAAACCAATCATGTTCTCAGAATACGGATGTAACGAAGTGACTCCAAGAATTTTCCAAGAGGTGGAGGCTATTTATTCTTCTAAGATGAGCTCTGTTTTCAACGGAGGTCTTGCTTATGAGTTTGCCCAAGAACCGAATAATTATGGAATGGTGGAATATCTTTCAGATGGGAGAGTTAAACTATTGAAggattttgaaactttcaagaacCAATTAGCTAAGGCCTCAGAAACTTACCACATAAAGCAGatgaatgaaaatgttAGATCCGCACCGCTTAAATGTCAGGGCACTTATGAAAATTTGGGGGACAAATTGGTTGTTCCTCAAAGTCTAGGAATGGCCTTCATTACGCAGGGAGTCAAAGGTGAGAAAGGCTCCTACGTAGAGTTgagtgatgatgattttgttgtAAAGAAAGAAATCTTTCTATCAGATGGAACAAAATTCCAGAAGAGCAAAATTGTTGCTACCCATAATTTGAATGGACCAGATACACAGCAAACAGTTCCAGAAAAATCCCAGGGCTCAAAAAATG GACAAATAACAAACCCAAATCCCAAACCCAAACCCCAAACCAGGAAGAttccaaacaaaaagaCCAAACCAAAGCAGAATAAACAGGAAAAGTCAAAGGTACAGAAGCAAATTgcaagagaaaaaaaaatcagagCAATCAGGCAAAGGCAACAGGAATGGAACTTTAAGGTTTGA
- a CDS encoding Mitochondrial malic enzyme, which yields MSSLYMPSKSMKRLTVSCRRFISSAQPKIVTHKILTPVGTEAAAKVDVPKTTRLSVEGPIECHLQGFELLNSPLFNKGSAFTPEERAAFGLEGLLPPVANDLNEQAERAYKQLSFLKTPLAKNDFCTSMRQQNKVLFYELVRRHIRELLPIIYTPTEGDAIAAYSHRFRKPEGCFLDVTDPESIEDRLSRFGESKDVDYIVVSDGEGILGIGDQGIGGVRIAISKLALMTLCGGIHPGRVIPVVVDAGTNNKALLDDELYMGSRFPRVRGEEYYSFFDKFIEVVKRRFPSAVLHFEDFGVTNAKPLLDKYRSVLPCFNDDIQGTGAVVMASMAAALKLTNRDLLDSTIVIYGAGSAGLGIAFQIVNHMVNHGATKEEAYSRIHLLDRHGLILTNMSDVSNKDQMLFADDPSSWDGINTKSLVDVIEKLKPTTLIGCSTQAGAFTEEVIKTMYKYNPRPIVFPLSNPTRLHEAVPVDVMRWTDDNALIATGSPFKPVRGHVISENNNCFSFPGIGLGAVLSRATTISDTMISAAVDELASGSPAFKDPKAGLLAPVEVINETSAKVAAALILQSIKEGTARVEEELSPNGDKVSVPRDFEGCVAWVKSQMWRPEYRPMVKVERVPEIHTHQS from the coding sequence ATGAGCTCTCTTTACATGCcctcaaaatcaatgaaacGGCTTACTGTGAGCTGTCGTCGTTTTATATCTTCGGCTCAACCAAAAATTGTTACACACAAAATACTCACACCAGTTGGGACAGAAGCGGCAGCCAAAGTAGATGTTCCCAAGACGACCCGTCTTTCTGTGGAAGGCCCTATCGAATGCCACTTGCAAGGATTTGAGCTATTAAACTCTCCATTGTTTAACAAGGGTTCTGCGTTCACTCCAGAGGAAAGAGCAGCCTTTGGGTTAGAAGGGTTACTTCCTCCAGTAGCCAATGACTTAAACGAACAAGCAGAGAGAGCTTACAAGCAGCTgtctttcttgaaaaccCCACTAGCAAAGAATGATTTTTGTACCTCCATGAGACAGCAAAATAAGGTTCTTTTCTACGAGTTGGTGAGGCGACACATTAGAGAGCTACTGCCCATCATCTATACTCCTACGGAGGGGGATGCCATTGCCGCATATTCACATAGATTCCGTAAACCTGAGGGTTGTTTCCTTGATGTCACGGACCCTGAATCCATAGAGGATCGTTTATCTCGTTTCGGTGAGAGTAAAGATGTGGATTATATTGTAGTTTCTGACGGAGAAGGAATTTTGGGAATTGGTGATCAGGGTATAGGTGGTGTTCGTATTGCCATTTCCAAGTTAGCTTTAATGACTCTTTGCGGTGGTATTCATCCTGGAAGAGTTATCCCTGTCGTTGTTGATGCCGGTACAAACAATAAGGCTCTTCTGGATGACGAACTATACATGGGTAGCCGCTTCCCTCGAGTTCGTGGTGAAGAGTactattctttttttgacAAGTTTATTGAAGTTGTCAAGCGTAGATTCCCATCTGCAGTGTTgcattttgaagatttcgGTGTAACTAATGCCAAGCCCCTATTGGACAAGTATCGTTCCGTTCTTCCTTGCTTCAATGACGACATTCAAGGTACTGGGGCCGTTGTAATGGCATCTATGGCAGCCGCATTGAAACTTACGAATCGAGATTTGTTAGATTCCACCATCGTTATTTATGGCGCTGGTTCTGCTGGTCTTGGAATTGCTTTCCAGATCGTCAATCACATGGTTAACCATGGTGCCactaaagaagaagcttACTCAAGGATTCATTTGCTAGATCGTCATGGCTTGATTCTCACAAACATGAGCGATGTATCCAACAAAGATCAAATGCTCTTTGCGGATGATCCTAGCAGCTGGGATGGTATTAATACCAAATCCCTAGTTGATGTCATCGAGAAACTCAAACCCACCACATTAATTGGTTGCTCCACCCAAGCCGGAGCCTTCACAGAGGAAGTCATTAAGACAATGTACAAATACAACCCCAGGCCAATAGTGTTCCCTCTTTCCAACCCTACTAGACTTCATGAAGCTGTTCCTGTTGATGTTATGCGATGGACGGATGATAATGCCCTAATTGCTACTGGTTCTCCCTTTAAGCCTGTTCGTGGTCATGTCATCAGTGAAAACAATAACTGCTTCTCATTCCCAGGTATCGGATTGGGAGCCGTTCTTTCTAGAGCTACAACCATCTCCGACACTATGATTTCCGCTGCAGTTGATGAACTTGCCAGTGGTTCCCCTGCATTCAAGGACCCTAAAGCAGGTTTGCTTGCCCCAGTCGAAGTGATAAATGAGACATCTGCTAAAGTGGCAGCCGCCTTAATCCTTCAAAGTATCAAGGAAGGCACTGCCAGAGTGGAAGAAGAGCTGTCTCCAAATGGAGATAAAGTTTCTGTCCCTAGAGACTTTGAGGGTTGTGTTGCATGGGTCAAATCCCAAATGTGGCGACCAGAATATAGACCCATGGTGAAGGTGGAACGAGTTCCCGAAATCCATACGCATCAGTCATAG
- a CDS encoding 60S ribosomal protein L42, producing MVNVPKTRKTFCKGKQCRKHTQHKVTQYKAGAASLFAQGKRRYDRKQSGYGGQTKQIFHKKAKTTKKVVLRLECVVCKTKAQLALKRCKHFELGGDKKQKGQALQF from the exons ATGG TTAACGTTCCTAAGACTAGAAAGACCTTTTGCAAAGGTAAGCAATGCCGTAAGCACACTCAACACAAGGTTACCCAATACAAGGCTGGTGCTGCTTCCCTGTTCGCTCAGGGTAAGAGACGTTATGACCGTAAGCAATCTGGTTACGGTGGTCAAACCAAGCAGATTTTCCACAAGAAAGCTAAGACTACCAAGAAGGTTGTTTTGCGTTTGGAATGTGTTGTCTGTAAGACCAAGGCTCAGTTGGCTTTAAAGAGATGTAAGCACTTCGAGCTAGGTGGTgacaagaaacaaaaggGTCAAGCTCTGCAATTCTAG
- a CDS encoding Peripheral peroxisomal membrane peroxin encodes MAYNNSTNGERLLNTSDALLNEDIGALGVFASHINSSRLVTPKRNSRLDSLDSVSKPSTVDEITPPTSDKEGEIQENNQAWKTQNAPSLLSPDHMQHPAMTKHLQNGNGFSHINNNTNTLKPFNLPPISPSPLPMNGGSLRNINGVLNDSSAVTDKQPTATTTSPRVSAFTLLAAILEQLGGKDRLGKVIQYGLRILLIYSKRSSTFLSTVYEVSDASLNKSGGRFSLLVSLLRRPELLLYWFLKQFEKKATGLSSGLSMYRQMLRAGKTPFRLVNLGYKINDTFQVFKKKGVDDGIVYFRKNWVNEKTVTELAQLYYSWFDESLLCFKLKMIDDPKYRGIATRQERLAWLSTILLTLKKNIFKYQANKRKEQHIRINQQVKYRAKALLSNISDQHQQNRSSPRSISNYSPRIQAYPSRMASPSPSMKMALTNSVSLQDTMDAELEALANEQYYVMLDILKGFCDLSFDMVNIFSIQIPEVLHLLFGFGAGSLALTGVVSKTRQELINKQI; translated from the coding sequence ATGGCCTACAACAACTCAACCAATGGCGAACGACTGTTGAATACGTCAGACGCCCTGTTGAATGAAGATATAGGCGCCTTAGGGGTGTTTGCTTCTCATATCAACTCCTCTCGGCTAGTGACGCCGAAACGAAACTCCAGGCTTGACAGTTTAGATTCTGTATCAAAGCCCAGCACGGTGGACGAAATTACACCACCGACCTCGGACAAGGAAGGtgaaattcaagaaaatAACCAAGCTTGGAAGACTCAGAATGCCCCCAGCTTGTTATCCCCAGATCACATGCAGCATCCAGCAATGACCAAACACCTCCAAAACGGAAATGGCTTTTCTCATATAAACAACAATACGAACACTCTTAAGCCATTTAATCTCCCCCCAATATCTCCATCACCGCTACCAATGAATGGCGGCAGCCTGAGAAACATAAACGGCGTACTTAATGATTCTTCAGCAGTAACCGACAAACAGCCAACAGCTACCACAACATCGCCCAGGGTATCAGCATTCACACTTTTGGCAGCAATATTGGAACAACTTGGAGGCAAAGACAGACTCGGAAAGGTCATACAATATGGGCTCAGAATTCTGCTAATTTATTCCAAGAGatcatcaacatttttAAGCACAGTTTACGAAGTTTCCGATGCAAGTCTGAACAAGTCCGGAGGGAGGTTTTCTTTACTGGTCTCTCTTCTGAGAAGGCCTGAACTTTTGTTGTATTGGTTCCTTAAGCAGTTTGAGAAGAAGGCCACGGGTCTATCTTCCGGCCTCTCAATGTATCGTCAAATGCTACGTGCAGGTAAAACTCCTTTCCGGCTAGTCAATCTCGGTTACAAGATTAATGATactttccaagttttcaagaagaaaggagTAGACGATGGCATTGTTTACTTCCGCAAGAATTGGGTCAATGAGAAGACTGTCACTGAACTGGCACAACTGTATTATAGTTGGTTTGATGAGTCGTTACTATGTTTTAAGCTAAAGATGATAGACGACCCTAAATATCGGGGAATTGCCACTAGACAGGAGCGCCTGGCATGGCTTTCCACCATTCTCCTAACTCTAAAGAAGAACATATTCAAATACCAAGCAAATAAACGCAAAGAGCAACATATTAGGATAAACCAACAGGTTAAGTATAGAGCTAAAGCATTGCTGAGCAATATTTCGGatcaacatcaacagaATAGATCGTCACCACGAAGTATATCCAACTATTCCCCAAGAATCCAGGCTTATCCCTCAAGAATGGCCTCTCCATCTCCTTCAATGAAGATGGCATTGACAAACTCCGTCAGCTTGCAGGATACAATGGATGCGGAACTAGAAGCGTTGGCAAACGAACAATATTACGTCATGCTAGATATCCTTAAGGGATTTTGCGATCTTTCATTTGACATGGTAAACATATTTTCTATCCAGATCCCTGAGGTATTACATCTCCTCTTCGGCTTTGGTGCAGGGTCACTGGCCTTAACGGGAGTCGTATCCAAAACGAGACAAGAACTAATAAATAAACAGATATAA
- a CDS encoding TFIIE large subunit, translating to MDYELATSLIRFVVRGFYTKHYVLVVEALLMHWVLSEDDLIYLLGMQRKGLRALCNRLVEDRLISAQHQKEENLHQRMTTRTYYYIRFVDAIDAIKWKMHSVVKSLKDQMAHDSDPQGYVCPRCRKRYSQLDALSMVSDNKLNFVCDICNGVLIEDDSGIQAKRRQEKLTQLMGELDPIIGYLKRIDEGHVVDNTFETSLTRAVPAQSSTVSAAESGSYALRAGQESKRELSQSLKNATARSQAVLHVDITTSDENQTREEKVKAEKQEKLKQNALPSWHSESTVGKGTLGKLGTQDIASEILEKEVSADDHVVEGKDQVQEIPKVETTGTNLEDIEAQDALAAYYAQLAEKQAKEDADDDAEDGDEDEDFDIDDDEFEDILETGNNDEQDQ from the coding sequence ATGGATTACGAGCTGGCAACCTCTTTGATTAGGTTCGTTGTAAGAGGCTTTTATACCAAACATTATGTTTTGGTTGTAGAGGCCCTACTGATGCACTGGGTTCTTTCCGAGGATGATCTGATTTACCTTTTAGGAATGCAAAGGAAGGGTTTGAGGGCGCTTTGCAACAGACTTGTTGAGGACAGGCTGATCTCTGCCCAGCATCAGAAAGAGGAGAATCTACATCAGAGGATGACGACTAGAACTTATTACTATATTCGTTTTGTTGATGCAATCGATGCTATCAAGTGGAAAATGCACAGCGTTGTTAAAAGCTTAAAGGATCAAATGGCACACGATAGTGATCCTCAAGGTTATGTGTGTCCCCGTTGTCGAAAGCGTTATTCTCAGCTGGATGCACTTTCCATGGTCAGTGACAACAAACTAAATTTTGTCTGCGATATTTGTAATGGGGTCTTGATAGAAGATGATTCTGGAATTCAAGCCAAACGTCGCCAAGAGAAATTGACGCAATTAATGGGTGAGCTTGACCCTATCATTGGCTACCTCAAAAGGATCGATGAAGGCCATGTGGTGGATAatacttttgaaacatcGCTGACCAGGGCAGTTCCTGCTCAATCTTCAACTGTTTCTGCGGCTGAATCTGGCAGTTATGCTTTACGTGCTGGTCAGGAATCAAAGAGAGAATTGTCACAGTCATTGAAGAATGCAACTGCTCGTTCACAGGCTGTGTTGCATGTTGACATCACTACAAGTGATGAGAATCAGACCAGAGAAGAGAAGGTTAAAGCTGAGAAACAAGAGAAACTCAAACAAAACGCACTTCCTTCTTGGCACTCAGAAAGTACTGTTGGGAAAGGTACATTAGGAAAGTTAGGAACTCAAGATATTGCTTCAGAGATTCTTGAGAAGGAGGTTTCTGCTGACGATCATGTAGTGGAAGGAAAGGATCAAGTACAGGAAATACCTAAGGTGGAAACAACGGGCACAAATCTCGAAGATATAGAAGCACAAGATGCTCTGGCTGCATATTATGCTCAGCTTGCTGAAAAGCAGGCTAAAGAAGATGCCGATGACGATGCTGAAGATGgtgatgaagacgaagattttgatattgatgatgacgaatTCGAAGATATCTTAGAGACGGGTAACAACGACGAACAAGATCAATAA
- a CDS encoding Dicarboxylic amino acid permease: MSELKSELDTSTDLKKTLNARNVSIIAMGGGIGVGLMVGTAKALYDAGPGAVLISFLAVGMIAFGVIAAIGEMATFIPCDFAGYAHRYCHPALGFATGWTYMLLYLFSMPNQIVSTSLVMEFWVSTDQVNSGVWIFVFMVVVWVANLLPVKYFGNFECVLSSVKIITIVGLWIVMMVIMSGGAPNRQPSGFRYWHDPGAFRDYHQATVIEGPKGKALSFMSVMVNAVFSYVGIEFVCVAIVEAENPRRALPKAIKLTFWRIILIYCFTVFLLGCCVPSNDPLMEQAIKSTTSAASSPFVVAMKIAKINGLPHLINGCILLFAVSSATSDFYVAVRTLHGLAVKRQAPRIFAQTTKHGVPIYGVLVGCGFSLLAFMTLTSSARTVFNYFVNVVSVFGLLVWISLLVAHISFMKAIKKQNFDRNSFLPWRAPFQPLYSYVCILFCIVIVLMNNFGVFLGDKFDYKNFITGYIGIPIYLALLGGYKLMNKSKRVSSSECDLFTGKATIDEDEKRLKNKELEQRKGREGTVMLWLEDHLINHFV; the protein is encoded by the coding sequence ATGTCAGAACTAAAGTCTGAATTAGACACAAGCACAGACCTAAAAAAAACCCTCAACGCCCGTAATGTTTCCATTATTGCAATGGGGGGAGGTATTGGAGTGGGCTTGATGGTTGGAACTGCAAAAGCACTTTATGATGCTGGCCCAGGTGCAGTACTGATATCTTTCCTAGCTGTAGGAATGATTGCCTTTGGTGTTATCGCTGCAATCGGGGAAATGGCCACGTTTATTCCCTGTGATTTTGCTGGTTACGCCCATCGTTACTGTCATCCTGCATTGGGATTTGCAACTGGATGGACCTATATGCTACTCTATTTATTCTCCATGCCCAACCAAATTGTCTCTACCAGTTTGGTCATGGAGTTTTGGGTCAGCACCGATCAAGTTAATTCGGGAGTTTGGATATTTGTTTTTATGGTAGTAGTGTGGGTTGCCAACTTATTACCCGTAAaatattttggaaattttgaatGCGTGCTTTCTTCTGTTAAAATAATCACCATTGTGGGGTTGTGGATTGTTATGATGGTCATCATGTCAGGAGGAGCCCCCAACCGCCAACCATCAGGATTCCGCTACTGGCATGATCCGGGTGCCTTCAGAGATTATCATCAGGCAACCGTGATAGAAGGACCAAAAGGTAAAGCTTTGTCGTTTATGTCGGTAATGGTTAATGCTGTTTTCTCTTATGTGGGGATTGAATTCGTCTGTGTCGCAATTGTTGAGGCAGAAAATCCAAGAAGAGCTTTACCAAAAGCCATCAAACTGACCTTCTGGAGAATCATATTGATCTACTGCTTTACAGTGTTCTTACTTGGATGCTGTGTGCCATCTAATGATCCGTTAATGGAACAAGCCATCAAATCAACCACATCTGCCGCGTCTTCTCCGTTCGTTGTTGCAATGAAAATAGCAAAAATCAACGGACTACCGCATCTAATCAACGGTTGTATCCTGTTATTTGCAGTCTCTTCAGCCACTTCCGACTTCTACGTAGCTGTAAGAACATTGCATGGACTGGCTGTGAAAAGGCAGGCTCCAAGGATCTTTGCTCAGACCACAAAGCACGGTGTGCCAATCTACGGGGTTCTTGTTGGGTGTGGATTTTCCCTTTTGGCTTTCATGACCTTGACCTCTTCTGCTAGAACAGTGTTCAATTACTTTGTCAATGTCGTTTCTGTATTTGGGCTGTTAGTTTGGATATCATTACTAGTTGCTCATATTTCATTTATGAAAGCAATTaagaaacaaaactttgatcGAAACAGCTTCCTACCGTGGCGAGCACCTTTCCAGCCATTGTATTCTTATGTTTGCATTCTATTTTGCATTGTCATTGTCCTGATGAACAACTTTGGAGTGTTTCTTGGGGACAAATTTGATTATAAGAATTTCATCACTGGATACATTGGAATTCCTATCTATCTGGCATTATTGGGAGGCTACAAATTGATGAACAAAAGTAAAAGAGTAAGTTCTTCCGAATGTGATCTGTTTACAGGTAAGGCCACAatagatgaagatgaaaagaggttgaaaaataaggaattggaacaaagaaaaggaagagaaggGACAGTAATGCTCTGGTTAGAGGACCACTTAATCAACCATTTTGTATAG
- a CDS encoding Glucosidase II beta subunit, producing MLRLLTIGSIAVSLFPASAEIPPLRGVAPDLLEKYVPDKDGNWKCLGHPEIVLHFDQVNDDYCDCPDGSDEPGTAACENGKFYCANEGFEPNFIPTFLVDDGVCDYKVCCDGSDEKSGKCPNRCLELAEKAELLRLERKARLENGLKAKRDLIVQSQNKLREISQRRAELEKTIQLEQQQLNYLNEQDPNDSALRKEVDPQLEKVVQILKVQKDEILLLKTKADSLERLLKELEKNYNPNFNDAAVKAAVQGFRDYSSNSNDDSYSDLDSVEPENIVKDIQKTINTFAFDTSNDSKYESIWSFWKEVLADKIVKIYQEFTAVPLKTASKPLKPISGTAQEIQKSIDSHNKEIVKIDSDLENSESRYGLEDIFRAYDGRCFVEKIGDYDYEYCFTGSLTQISSNGQRVSIGTRDKIEVLEDEQSVGGYSYRVYYEKGAKCWNGPVRKAIAVVQCGDVEQLVSVSEPEKCEYHLVVRSPVGCFSEDNVYLVKEIAEGESHAPFKVIPFKDEL from the coding sequence ATGTTGAGACTTCTGACCATTGGAAGTATAGCAGTGTCCCTTTTCCCTGCTTCTGCTGAGATTCCACCTTTAAGAGGGGTAGCTCCTGACCTTTTGGAGAAGTACGTTCCTGATAAGGATGGAAATTGGAAGTGTCTCGGTCATCCTGAGATCGTTCTGCATTTCGATCAAGTAAATGACGACTACTGTGATTGTCCAGATGGATCAGATGAGCCAGGAACTGCAGCGTgtgaaaatggaaagtTTTACTGTGCAAATGAAGGCTTTGAACCGAATTTCATACCTACCTTCTTGGTGGATGATGGAGTGTGCGATTACAAGGTGTGCTGTGATGGTTcagatgaaaaatctgGTAAATGCCCTAACAGGTGCCTTGAACTAGCTGAGAAGGCGGAATTGCTGCGGTTGGAAAGAAAGGCACGATTGGAAAACGGATTGAAAGCAAAGAGAGATTTAATTGTCCAATCCCAGAATAAATTAAGAGAAATCTCCCAAAGACGCGCCGAGCTGGAGAAAACAATCCAATTGGAACAACAGCAACTAAACTATCTTAATGAGCAAGATCCAAATGATTCTGCCTTGCGAAAGGAAGTGGATCCCCAATTAGAAAAAGTCGTACAGATTCTgaaagttcaaaaagatgaaattttaCTTCTCAAAACCAAAGCAGATTCGTTAGAGAGATTACTCAAGGAGCTAGAGAAAAACTACAACCCAAACTTTAATGACGCCGCTGTGAAGGCAGCAGTTCAAGGGTTCAGAGATTATTCAAGTAATTCTAACGATGACTCTTATTCTGACTTGGATTCTGTTGAACCGGAAAATATCGTCAAAGATATCCAAAAGACCATTAACACATTTGCTTTCGACACTTCAAACGATTCTAAATACGAATCGATTTGGAGCTTCTGGAAAGAGGTATTAGCAGACAAAATCGTTAAGATTTATCAAGAGTTTACCGCGGTGCCGCTGAAAACAGCTTCAAAGCCTTTGAAACCCATATCTGGAACAGCTCAAGAGATACAGAAAAGCATTGATTCGCATAATAAGGAAATAGTGAAAATTGATTCTGATTTAGAGAATTCAGAAAGCCGATACGGACTTGAAGACATTTTCAGAGCATATGACGGGAGATGTttcgttgaaaaaattggaGATTATGATTATGAATACTGCTTTACGGGTTCCTTGACCCAAATTTCTTCTAATGGCCAAAGGGTTTCGATTGGGACTAGAGATAAGATAGAGGTGTTGGAAGACGAACAAAGTGTTGGTGGTTATTCCTATAGAGTTTACTATGAAAAGGGAGCTAAATGTTGGAACGGCCCTGTTAGAAAGGCAATAGCCGTTGTGCAATGTGGTgatgttgaacaattggTTTCTGTGTCGGAACCAGAGAAGTGTGAATACCATCTCGTGGTGCGGAGCCCAGTTGGATGTTTCAGTGAAGACAATGTTTATCTGGTAAAGGAGATTGCTGAAGGAGAGTCACATGCCCCTTTCAAGGTGATacctttcaaagatgaacTCTAA